GTCAGCCTACCGGACAGTCCGGAATGCCTTGCGCAGCTCGTTCGCGAACACCGCCGGCTGTTCGAAGGCGGCGAAATGCCCGCCCTTGTCCACCTCGCCCCAGTAGAGCAGGTGGGGCCACAGCGCCTCGGCCCACTTCCTGGGCGCACGGTAGAGCTCATGCGGGAAGGTCGTCGCCGCCATGGGCAGCTCGATGCGCCCCGCCGAGAAGCCAGAGGGCTTGCCCTGCGAGTTCTGCCAATAGATGCGCGCCGAGGAGGCCGCCGTGTCGGTCAGCCAGTACAGCGTGATGTTGTCGAGCATCTCGTCCATCGACAGGGCGTCCTCGGGATTGCCCCGGTTGTCGGTCCACGCCTGGAACTTCTCGTAGATCCACAACGCCTGGCCCGCCGGGGAGTCCGCCAGGGCATAACCAATCGTCTGGGGGCGCGTCGCCTGCTCCTTGAAGTAGCCGTACTGCTCGTTCGCGAAGCGCCCGGCGGCGTCGATCGCGGCCTGCTCGTCGGGCGTCGGGTTCTCCGGCAACTTCTCCGGGAACACGAGCGGCCAGTTGACGTGCGCCGCGACCAGACCGTCCGGGCGGAGATGGCCGAGCGCATGGGTGACACCAGAACCCCAATCGCCGCCCTGGGCCACCCACTTCGTGTAACCCAGCCGCTGCATCAACACCCCCCACGCCCTGGCGATGCGCGCGACATCCCAGCCCGTCTCCGCGGGCTTGTCGGAGAAGCCAAATCCCGGGAGCGAGGGAATCACGACGTGGAAGGCATCCTCCGCCCTTCCTCCATGGCGGGTGGGCTCGGTGAGAGGACCGATGATCTTCAGGAACTCGACGATCGAGCCCGGCCAGCCATGGGTGAGGACAATCGGCAGCGCATCGGGATGAGAGGATTTGACGTGCAGGAAGTGGATGCCGAGCCCGTCGATCTGGGTACGGAACTGGGGAAAGGCATTCAGTCGCGCCTCGAACTTCCGCCAGTCATAACGGTCGCGCCAATAGGCGATCAGCGCCTGCGCCTTGGCGAGCGGGACGCCCTGGGACCAATCGTTCACCGTCTCGCGCTCGGGCCACCGCGTCGCCGCCAGCCGTCGCTTGAGATCGTTCAGCGCCGCCTGGGGAATCGAGACGCGAAACGGCGTCACCTGGGGGGTGGTGGGGCCCACGGGGGCGCCCGCCGCCTCGGCGATCGTCTCGCTCCCCACGGCGGCGAGGGCTGACGCTCCGGCCATCATCCGCAGGAGCTGACGGCGGGAGGGAAGACTCGAGGGGCTCTGGATGTCGTTCATGATCTGCTCCGTACCTGGGGAGGACGCTGGTGGGCCGCGGTGGCTACTTCAGGAAGTCGGCGAGGTAGCCGAGGGTGGCCTCGGGCTTCTCCTCGGCGATGAAGTGTCCGCTGCCCTCGACCTTGATCACTCGCAGGTCCGTGGCCTTGCCCGACAACGTGGCCTTCAACCACCCGAAGCCCGGGCCGCCCAGGCCGAGCACCGGCATCGTCAGCTTGCCGTAGGTCCCGTCATCGACGATGTCCTGAGGAAAGGCCTGATACCAGGCGTTGCCCGCGCGGATCGCCTCGCGGCTGGCATAGGCGGCGGCATAGACCGCGCGGTCCCGAACATCGATGGCGCTCTCGTCCTTGAGCAGATAACGGAAGAACCATTCCTGCTCGAGGTGCTGGCGGCCCTCGAGGATCTGCTCGGGCAGACCCTTCACCTGATGGAAGGCGAACCACCAGGCGAACGGATGGGCCTCGTCGATCTTGTCGCCGAAGGTGCCAACGGCCGGAAGCAGCGGCCAGGTGGCGAGCTGGGCATCCGGGTGCGGCACGTCGAGCAGGACGAGCTTGCGCGTCGCCTCCGGATGGTTGGCCGCGAAGCTGAACGCGACCTGGGCACCGATGTCGTGGCCGACGAGATCGACCTTGTCATGGCCGAGCTGGCGGACCAGCTCGAGAATGTCCCGGGCCATCGTCTTCTTGTCGTAGCCGTCGGCCGGCTTGTCGGAGCCGCCCATTCCGCGCAGGTCGACGGAGATCACCTGATGATCGCGGGCGAGCGCGGGCATGATCTTGTGGAAGGCCCACCAGGTCTGCGGCCAGCCCGGGAGCAGCACGACCGGCGAGCCCTTCCCTCCGACGACGTAATGCAGCCGCACGCCGTTGACCGTCGCCTCGGCGTTGGTGAAGCCCGGCAGCGTGCGGACCAGCGCCGCGTCGGTCACAGCGGCGGTCTGCTTCGGGGCGGCCTGGGCCGGGGTGGAAAGCGAAGTCGTGGAAACGAACGCCAGGGTGGCGAGTGCGATGAGGCTCTTCATGGTGGGTTCCCGTGGAATGCCGCCAGGCGGCGAGGGGCTCGCACGGCCGACGATGGGCAAGAGGTATCGACACCCCTATCTTCGCGAAATAGAAAGGCCCGCAAACCATCGTTGCAGGATTGTCGATGTCGAAACTGCCGGATTTCGAGGGGCTGGCGATGTTCGCCAAGGTGGCCGAGGAGCGGTCGTTCTCGGCGGCCGCGCGGGCCATGGGCCTGTCCGTCGCGACGGTCTCGCGGGGTGTCAGCCGGCTGGAGGAGCGGCTCGGCGCGCGGCTCTTCAACCGCACCTCGCGGAAGCTGGCGCTGACGGAGTTCGGGCGGACGGTCGCGGAAAGCGCGAGCCGCATCTATCGCGACGCCGAGCAGGTGGAGGACTCGGCGCGGGAGCTGTCCGCCCGGCCTCGCGGCGTCATCCGCCTGGCGGTGCCGATGTCCTTCGGGGTGCGCTGGGTGGCACCGCTCCTGCCAGAGTTCTTCCGCGCCTACCCGGAAGTGTCGGTCGATCTCCACCTCTCGGACGCGACCGTGGATGTGGTGGGACAGGGCTTCGACGCGGCGCTGCGAATCGCGGTGCAACTGGATCCATCGCTGGTCGCGCGACGGCTCTGCGCGGTCTCACGCTTCATCGTCGCGGCACCGAGCTATCTGAAGCGGCACGGCCGGCCGAAGCACCCTCGAGACCTGAACGGCCGCGACTGCCTGGGGTACGCCTATCGCGCGCGCAGCGACGTCTGGCGGCTGGCCAACGCCGCCGGCGACGAGGAGACCGTTACGCCCAGCGGACAGCTTCGCGTCACCAACGCGGATGCCCTGGTGCCCACCGTACTCGCGGGCCTCGCCATCGCCGAGCTGCCCGAGTTCATCGCGAGCGAATACCTCCGCGACGGACGGCTGGAGGCCATCTTGAGAGATTGGACGCTGACGACGGGCGGTCTCTACTTCGTCACACCCACGGCCCGCGTGCGCCCGGCCAAGATCGAGGCGCTCGCCGGGTTTCTCGCCGAGCACCTCTCCAAGCCTGAGTGGCGCTGGCCCCGCTGACGCTCAGAAGCGACCCGTGTCCACGTCCTGGATGAAGCGGATGAGCCCCGTGAAGTACGTCCGCTGATCGTCATACATGGACATGTGGCTGCCCTGGGGGCAGTCCAGGTAGCGGCCCCGCCGCACCTGGCTCGCCATCCACTCCATGTGCTTGGGGTCCATGGTGTCGTACCGCCCCCCGATGGTGAGCGTGGGCACGGTGATGGCCGGAAGGTCCTTCGTCCGGTCCCACTTCTCGAGGATGCCGCTCGCGCCCATCTCGCTCGGGCCCTGCATGGGCACGTAGACCTTCTGATTGCTGTGCGAGAAGGCGCGTGACGCCGGCTCGGGCCACTGCGCCAACGGCATGCGCAGGATGTGTTGCTCGTAGTAGTTCGGCACCAGCAACTCCATGTAGCGCGGATTCGTGTAGTCCTTCGCCGCCTCGAGCGCCTGCACCTCGGCGAGCACCTTCGGGTCCATCTGGGGCATCAGCACGTTCTTCGCGTACTCGTTGTACGCGGGGATGCTCGCCATCATGTTGGAGATGACGAGGCCCTTGAGGTGCTGCTGGTACTTGAGCGCGTACTCGATCGCGAGGATGCCTCCCCACGAGTGGCCCAGCAGGTAGAAGTTGTCGCGGCCGAGGCCGAGCGCCTGGCGCACCTGCTCGACCTCCTCGACGAAGTGCTCCGTGCCGAGCAGCGCCGCCAGCTTCGCGTCGTCGGGCTGGTCGCTGCGGAACGAGCCGAGCTGGTCGTAGTAGTAGTACTCGATGCTCGCGCCCGGGAAGTAGCTGTCCGCGGCCTCGAAGTACTCGCTCGAGCCGCCAGGGCCGCCGTGCAGCAGCAGCACCTTGATGGTGGGGTTGTTCCCCACGCGCTTCGTCCAGACGTGGAACCTGCCCTGCGAGGTGGAGATCTCGATGCGCCGCGCGCCGCCGCTCAGCACGTCGGGGCGCCCGCTCGAGTCGAAGTAGCGGGAGCTGGCGGGGGCTTGCGCCGCGCATGCCTGGAGCAGGAGGAGCGCACCGACCGCGAGCAGCCCAGAAGCGTTCATCTTCA
Above is a window of Cystobacter fuscus DNA encoding:
- a CDS encoding epoxide hydrolase family protein, coding for MNDIQSPSSLPSRRQLLRMMAGASALAAVGSETIAEAAGAPVGPTTPQVTPFRVSIPQAALNDLKRRLAATRWPERETVNDWSQGVPLAKAQALIAYWRDRYDWRKFEARLNAFPQFRTQIDGLGIHFLHVKSSHPDALPIVLTHGWPGSIVEFLKIIGPLTEPTRHGGRAEDAFHVVIPSLPGFGFSDKPAETGWDVARIARAWGVLMQRLGYTKWVAQGGDWGSGVTHALGHLRPDGLVAAHVNWPLVFPEKLPENPTPDEQAAIDAAGRFANEQYGYFKEQATRPQTIGYALADSPAGQALWIYEKFQAWTDNRGNPEDALSMDEMLDNITLYWLTDTAASSARIYWQNSQGKPSGFSAGRIELPMAATTFPHELYRAPRKWAEALWPHLLYWGEVDKGGHFAAFEQPAVFANELRKAFRTVR
- a CDS encoding alpha/beta fold hydrolase; its protein translation is MKSLIALATLAFVSTTSLSTPAQAAPKQTAAVTDAALVRTLPGFTNAEATVNGVRLHYVVGGKGSPVVLLPGWPQTWWAFHKIMPALARDHQVISVDLRGMGGSDKPADGYDKKTMARDILELVRQLGHDKVDLVGHDIGAQVAFSFAANHPEATRKLVLLDVPHPDAQLATWPLLPAVGTFGDKIDEAHPFAWWFAFHQVKGLPEQILEGRQHLEQEWFFRYLLKDESAIDVRDRAVYAAAYASREAIRAGNAWYQAFPQDIVDDGTYGKLTMPVLGLGGPGFGWLKATLSGKATDLRVIKVEGSGHFIAEEKPEATLGYLADFLK
- a CDS encoding LysR family transcriptional regulator, which encodes MSKLPDFEGLAMFAKVAEERSFSAAARAMGLSVATVSRGVSRLEERLGARLFNRTSRKLALTEFGRTVAESASRIYRDAEQVEDSARELSARPRGVIRLAVPMSFGVRWVAPLLPEFFRAYPEVSVDLHLSDATVDVVGQGFDAALRIAVQLDPSLVARRLCAVSRFIVAAPSYLKRHGRPKHPRDLNGRDCLGYAYRARSDVWRLANAAGDEETVTPSGQLRVTNADALVPTVLAGLAIAELPEFIASEYLRDGRLEAILRDWTLTTGGLYFVTPTARVRPAKIEALAGFLAEHLSKPEWRWPR
- a CDS encoding proline iminopeptidase-family hydrolase, giving the protein MKMNASGLLAVGALLLLQACAAQAPASSRYFDSSGRPDVLSGGARRIEISTSQGRFHVWTKRVGNNPTIKVLLLHGGPGGSSEYFEAADSYFPGASIEYYYYDQLGSFRSDQPDDAKLAALLGTEHFVEEVEQVRQALGLGRDNFYLLGHSWGGILAIEYALKYQQHLKGLVISNMMASIPAYNEYAKNVLMPQMDPKVLAEVQALEAAKDYTNPRYMELLVPNYYEQHILRMPLAQWPEPASRAFSHSNQKVYVPMQGPSEMGASGILEKWDRTKDLPAITVPTLTIGGRYDTMDPKHMEWMASQVRRGRYLDCPQGSHMSMYDDQRTYFTGLIRFIQDVDTGRF